The Paraburkholderia sp. SOS3 genome includes a region encoding these proteins:
- a CDS encoding ImcF-related family protein yields the protein MPPTHNTQILSVEATQSQSRSRRFAVWGFPLAVFAFALSAGALIWSKGELFGLPSKDARITALLWTASALVVIVFLHSIALMFGAYAAAARLFRHEAGAGNEPRAAARFKRDPRLQYVIDELRVAHGWRWRNRTPWLMLTGSDERIDEAAPGLKQAGAMLAAGTVLVHAAPDGIEAAQWRRHISRARRRRPVDSLVHVVRMGEGARLEFDQARTLAAIASDLGWAAPITFLHTVEASGGQPERFEAVGAWMTARTSKTRQAAAGTLSDDLIELEWLTASPGVELCVEQGWIRYLAQVSKYIGDQRDRIVENWTGLVASGWLRAQLAGVMFAPVYGGAGRTPVPVPEESAVAAMQTTPTGHPAGTVPAPAAVAMRGQPASLIPAWQSIGSSPLCRRRGKRVGFHWPNALAALATACAIGWCAALTVSFIGNRQLVLDAQAVAHAALAAQPGTPDALRAQLALQLQIDTLEYRHEHGAPWYLRAGLSRNDALLDALWSPYAAVAARNLQRPVVASLEQALRDMSEARADALQTESARQSGYRTLKTYLMLAEPQRTDAAFLGKALIASWPLPSGMSAGERDDLARRLAGFYAGHLSAHPEWRAHASDALVTGARKMLVNQLGLANADDTVYESMLASVRGKYADASLATLLDGADARGLFSTAQTVPGIYTRAAWDGAIADAIEKAADERRISGDWVLGGDERARSGAKLAERTGGATSAADDKRAAQALKQRLTARYFAEYTAAWQRMLNSIRWQPAGSLNEAIDQLTRLADAQTSPVIALMKTIAYEAQAGRRSEALADRLVRTAQDLIGRKSGDNSDDNRNSATQTPAIDPLDKSFGPLLALMGDLGATRAADSKVAGGPVTLSGVSLAHYLTVATTMRLKLQQIAASPDAQALARLLAQAIFQGKSSDLSQAREDAALTAASLGAQWAGFGDALFARPLDAAWQTILQPAAASLNEAWRNSVAMPFRTTFDGRYPFFETNADASFAELGRYVRPDTGLVSRFIMAELRGILRREGDQWVPDELAPRSLQIDPAFLAALRQLSTIGAQAYAQGDAGYRFEIMALPSAQVTRTELVVDGKPIVYFNQRQSWTALTWPGDGLNGRAGLMWQMVNAGLREAFDTTGDWAFLRLLAKAQVKQLDSSRYELTWDQPDAAPLRYVLRTQLGAGPLDLLKLRGFRMPERIFLVGRAGAMHVAHLAQPTDASMPRVPVLPPLPPSLQ from the coding sequence ATGCCTCCGACGCATAACACTCAGATACTTAGCGTAGAAGCCACGCAATCGCAATCGCGTTCGCGACGCTTTGCCGTCTGGGGATTTCCGCTCGCGGTCTTCGCGTTTGCACTGTCGGCAGGCGCGCTCATCTGGTCGAAAGGCGAACTGTTCGGCCTGCCATCGAAAGACGCGCGCATCACGGCGCTGCTGTGGACGGCCAGCGCACTCGTCGTCATCGTGTTTCTGCACTCGATCGCGCTGATGTTCGGCGCCTATGCCGCGGCGGCGCGCCTGTTCCGTCACGAAGCCGGCGCAGGCAACGAACCGCGCGCGGCGGCGCGGTTCAAACGCGATCCGCGCCTGCAATACGTGATCGACGAACTGCGCGTCGCCCATGGCTGGCGCTGGCGTAACCGTACGCCATGGCTGATGTTGACGGGCAGCGACGAGCGGATCGACGAAGCGGCGCCGGGTCTCAAACAGGCGGGCGCAATGCTGGCCGCCGGTACGGTGCTCGTACATGCGGCGCCGGACGGCATCGAAGCCGCTCAATGGCGCCGGCACATCAGCCGGGCTCGCCGACGCCGACCGGTCGATAGTCTCGTGCACGTCGTACGGATGGGGGAGGGCGCACGGCTCGAATTCGATCAGGCGCGCACGCTCGCGGCCATTGCGTCGGACCTCGGCTGGGCGGCGCCCATCACGTTCCTGCACACGGTCGAGGCAAGCGGCGGACAGCCGGAGCGATTCGAAGCAGTCGGCGCATGGATGACGGCGCGCACGAGCAAAACAAGGCAGGCGGCGGCCGGCACACTGAGCGACGATCTGATCGAACTCGAATGGCTTACGGCGAGCCCCGGCGTCGAACTGTGCGTCGAGCAGGGATGGATACGTTACCTCGCGCAGGTGTCGAAATATATCGGCGACCAGCGCGACCGGATTGTCGAAAACTGGACCGGACTCGTCGCATCAGGATGGTTGCGTGCGCAACTGGCCGGCGTCATGTTCGCACCGGTCTACGGCGGCGCAGGCCGCACGCCCGTACCCGTGCCGGAGGAAAGTGCCGTCGCCGCCATGCAAACGACGCCGACAGGACATCCCGCCGGGACGGTTCCGGCACCGGCAGCGGTGGCGATGCGTGGGCAACCGGCCTCTCTGATTCCCGCGTGGCAGTCGATCGGCAGCAGTCCGCTGTGCCGCCGTCGCGGCAAACGCGTGGGCTTTCACTGGCCGAACGCGCTTGCCGCGCTGGCGACGGCCTGTGCGATCGGCTGGTGCGCCGCGCTGACCGTGTCGTTTATCGGCAACCGGCAGTTGGTTCTTGACGCGCAAGCGGTCGCCCATGCGGCGCTTGCCGCGCAACCGGGCACACCGGATGCCCTGCGTGCGCAGCTTGCATTGCAACTGCAGATCGATACGCTCGAATACCGGCACGAACATGGTGCGCCGTGGTACCTGCGCGCGGGCCTGAGCCGCAACGACGCGCTGCTCGATGCGTTGTGGTCGCCGTATGCGGCAGTCGCTGCGCGCAACCTGCAGCGTCCCGTCGTCGCGTCGCTGGAACAGGCATTGAGAGACATGAGCGAAGCACGCGCCGACGCACTGCAAACCGAGAGCGCGCGGCAAAGCGGATACCGCACGCTGAAGACGTATCTGATGCTTGCAGAGCCGCAGCGCACCGATGCAGCCTTTCTCGGGAAGGCACTGATAGCCTCGTGGCCGCTGCCTTCCGGCATGTCCGCCGGTGAGCGAGACGACCTCGCTCGACGTCTCGCAGGCTTCTACGCCGGTCATCTGAGCGCGCACCCGGAATGGCGCGCGCATGCGTCGGACGCGCTGGTAACGGGCGCGCGCAAGATGCTCGTCAATCAGTTGGGTCTCGCGAATGCCGACGACACGGTGTACGAGTCCATGCTCGCGAGCGTGCGCGGCAAGTACGCGGATGCCTCGCTCGCGACGCTGCTCGATGGTGCGGATGCACGCGGGCTCTTCAGCACCGCGCAGACGGTGCCCGGTATCTACACGCGCGCGGCGTGGGACGGCGCCATCGCCGACGCAATCGAGAAGGCGGCCGACGAGCGGCGCATAAGCGGCGACTGGGTGCTCGGCGGCGACGAGCGCGCACGGTCAGGCGCAAAGCTTGCCGAACGCACGGGCGGCGCGACATCGGCGGCCGACGACAAGCGAGCCGCGCAGGCGTTGAAACAACGGCTCACCGCTCGCTACTTCGCGGAATACACGGCGGCCTGGCAGCGCATGCTGAACAGCATCCGGTGGCAGCCGGCGGGCAGCCTCAACGAAGCGATCGACCAGCTCACACGGCTTGCGGACGCGCAAACCTCGCCCGTGATCGCGCTGATGAAAACAATCGCGTATGAGGCGCAAGCGGGCCGACGATCGGAAGCGCTGGCCGACAGGCTGGTGCGCACGGCGCAAGATCTGATCGGCAGGAAGAGCGGCGACAACAGCGACGACAACCGCAATAGCGCCACGCAAACACCCGCCATCGATCCGCTCGACAAGTCGTTCGGTCCATTGCTCGCGTTGATGGGAGACCTCGGCGCGACCCGTGCGGCCGACAGCAAGGTTGCCGGCGGGCCCGTGACGTTGAGCGGCGTAAGCCTCGCGCATTACCTCACGGTGGCCACCACGATGCGTCTGAAACTGCAGCAGATCGCCGCGAGTCCCGATGCGCAGGCGCTGGCCCGTTTGTTGGCGCAGGCAATCTTCCAGGGCAAGTCTTCCGATCTGTCGCAGGCACGCGAAGATGCCGCGCTCACTGCTGCCAGCCTCGGCGCACAGTGGGCGGGCTTTGGCGATGCGCTGTTCGCGCGACCGCTCGATGCGGCATGGCAAACCATTCTGCAGCCGGCCGCGGCGAGTCTGAACGAGGCGTGGCGCAACAGTGTGGCGATGCCGTTCCGAACGACGTTCGACGGCCGCTATCCGTTTTTCGAAACGAATGCCGATGCATCGTTTGCCGAACTGGGACGCTACGTGCGTCCGGACACGGGCCTCGTCAGCCGTTTCATCATGGCTGAACTTCGCGGCATTCTCCGGCGCGAGGGCGATCAGTGGGTGCCCGACGAACTCGCGCCGCGGTCGCTGCAGATCGATCCGGCGTTTCTTGCAGCGCTCCGTCAGCTTTCGACCATCGGTGCGCAGGCCTATGCGCAGGGCGATGCCGGATATCGCTTCGAGATCATGGCGTTGCCGAGCGCGCAAGTGACACGCACCGAGCTCGTCGTCGACGGCAAACCGATTGTCTATTTCAACCAGCGGCAGTCATGGACCGCGCTCACGTGGCCCGGCGACGGACTGAACGGACGCGCCGGCCTGATGTGGCAGATGGTCAACGCAGGCTTGCGCGAGGCCTTCGACACGACAGGAGACTGGGCATTCTTGCGGCTGCTCGCAAAGGCTCAGGTCAAACAGCTCGACAGTAGCCGCTATGAGCTGACGTGGGATCAACCGGATGCAGCGCCGCTGCGTTACGTGCTGCGCACGCAGCTCGGTGCAGGTCCGCTCGATCTGCTGAAGCTGCGCGGTTTCAGAATGCCCGAGCGCATTTTCCTCGTCGGCAGGGCCGGCGCCATGCACGTGGCGCACCTCGCGCAGCCCACAGACGCAAGCATGCCGCGTGTCCCCGTTCTTCCCCCTCTACCGCCGAGCTTGCAATGA
- the tssF gene encoding type VI secretion system baseplate subunit TssF → MSDDPDFLKYFDAEMRYLREASAEFAAAHPQAARRLGLLTPGARHDSVDQLYQAFAFLTARLHAKLDDALPEITDPLLGNLWPHTARTIPSLAILECVPRAGEARLLGTLPAGLAVHSSPVGPDRVVCRYRTTQSVDLLPLDVCEARVAVRADGRTVIRLAFDLRHAEQRQIDDLSRIRLYLHGDRATASALYAALTRQVSAIGVRMPLIRDGQLLSQPGLKFERSGFGPSSRLSPVDETQAKAGQNFDREQTMLEYFAFPEKFHFVDLCGFDAASVPVSETRIEFEIELAGSLCADVQIDSTNIRLFCTPLINLFETDAEPLRPRDIHDREHRLRVQGDDSDNAQAYDVVSVTATDPVNSRRHEYCAFKAFRHRGGMMRFDAPERYFHTATRAGLTSDRQLSVTLGGQSWEPGASSGPAPDQHIAVRVLANNGRLPRMALADSTITEPASDFPGIDRVRNLTAPTMPLYAPRQRSRYDWRVIAHFSGGGCAELNMLDERVLRGALALYDWTELPDNAQRIAAIERAWVTADNFVDYRSAVRDVRIHVAIDAAKFAGAGDVALFGDVLSHFVGRYASFNYSVRLVLIADGKETVYARNDFDGAPF, encoded by the coding sequence ATGAGCGACGATCCAGACTTCCTTAAATACTTCGACGCTGAGATGCGCTATCTGCGCGAGGCCAGTGCGGAGTTCGCCGCGGCGCATCCGCAAGCGGCGCGCCGACTCGGTTTGCTGACGCCCGGCGCGAGGCACGACAGTGTCGACCAGCTCTACCAGGCATTTGCCTTTCTGACGGCGCGGCTGCACGCGAAACTCGACGACGCGCTTCCGGAAATAACGGACCCGCTGCTCGGCAATTTGTGGCCGCATACGGCCCGCACGATTCCGTCGCTCGCGATCCTCGAATGTGTGCCGCGCGCAGGCGAAGCGAGGCTGCTCGGCACGCTGCCCGCGGGACTCGCCGTCCATTCGAGCCCTGTCGGGCCCGATCGCGTCGTGTGCCGGTACCGCACCACGCAAAGCGTCGATTTGCTGCCGCTCGATGTGTGCGAGGCCCGGGTCGCCGTGCGCGCCGATGGCCGCACCGTGATCCGTCTCGCGTTCGACTTGCGGCATGCCGAGCAGCGGCAAATCGACGACTTGTCGCGCATTCGCCTATATCTGCATGGAGATCGGGCTACGGCGTCAGCGCTTTATGCAGCGCTCACGCGTCAGGTCAGCGCGATCGGCGTGCGTATGCCGCTGATCCGCGACGGGCAACTGCTCTCGCAGCCGGGGCTCAAGTTCGAGCGGTCCGGCTTCGGACCGTCGTCGCGCCTGTCGCCGGTCGACGAGACACAGGCCAAAGCAGGGCAAAACTTCGACCGTGAGCAAACGATGCTCGAGTATTTTGCCTTTCCCGAGAAGTTTCATTTCGTCGATCTATGCGGGTTCGATGCCGCGAGCGTGCCCGTTAGCGAAACACGCATCGAATTCGAGATCGAACTCGCGGGCTCGCTATGCGCCGATGTGCAGATCGACTCGACCAACATCCGGCTTTTTTGCACGCCGCTCATCAACCTGTTCGAGACCGACGCCGAGCCGCTGAGGCCTCGCGACATCCACGATCGGGAGCATCGGTTGAGAGTGCAGGGCGATGACAGCGATAACGCTCAGGCGTACGACGTGGTTTCGGTGACGGCGACCGATCCTGTGAATAGCAGGCGCCACGAGTACTGCGCTTTCAAGGCGTTCCGTCATCGCGGCGGCATGATGCGCTTCGATGCGCCGGAACGGTATTTCCATACGGCAACGCGGGCTGGCTTGACGAGTGACCGGCAATTATCGGTGACGCTTGGCGGGCAGAGCTGGGAGCCTGGCGCATCGTCTGGTCCCGCGCCCGACCAACACATTGCGGTGCGGGTATTGGCAAACAACGGACGCCTGCCGCGCATGGCACTCGCCGATTCGACGATCACCGAACCCGCCTCGGACTTCCCCGGCATCGACCGTGTGCGAAACCTTACCGCGCCAACCATGCCGCTCTATGCGCCGCGCCAGCGCAGTCGATACGACTGGCGCGTGATCGCGCACTTCAGCGGAGGCGGCTGCGCCGAATTGAACATGCTGGACGAGCGCGTGCTGCGCGGTGCGCTTGCGTTATATGACTGGACCGAACTGCCCGACAACGCGCAGCGCATTGCGGCGATCGAGCGCGCGTGGGTGACCGCGGACAACTTCGTCGATTATCGGTCGGCCGTGCGCGACGTCCGGATCCACGTCGCGATCGATGCGGCGAAATTCGCCGGAGCGGGCGACGTGGCGTTGTTTGGCGACGTGCTAAGCCATTTCGTCGGACGTTACGCGAGTTTCAATTATTCGGTGCGACTGGTGCTCATTGCCGACGGTAAAGAGACCGTCTATGCACGCAACGACTTCGACGGAGCGCCATTTTAG
- a CDS encoding PAAR domain-containing protein translates to MTSRSPIRQGDALENGGEVTTASSGMTFMGRLLACRGDEALCALHGKTTIAEGAASFPGKTGQPVAMHRHLCACGCRLISSLLNVSIA, encoded by the coding sequence ATGACCTCCAGATCCCCCATCCGCCAAGGCGACGCACTCGAAAACGGCGGCGAAGTGACAACCGCATCGTCCGGCATGACGTTCATGGGCCGCCTGCTCGCCTGCCGAGGCGACGAAGCGCTCTGCGCGCTGCACGGCAAGACCACAATCGCCGAAGGCGCGGCATCATTCCCCGGCAAGACCGGCCAACCCGTCGCTATGCATCGGCATCTGTGCGCGTGCGGCTGCCGGCTGATCTCGTCGCTGCTGAACGTGAGCATCGCCTGA
- a CDS encoding apoptosis inducing factor family protein: MSTQPMQKVAALADLEEARPRRVKVGDTPIVLIRAGETVHAYGADCPHAGAPLEEGALCHGRLICPWHKATFDVASGAIVEPPALLPLTRYPVEIDGGNVLVSAHAETRTGIEGEPVAVSTRGAGATKSATQRVFVIIGAGAAGAAACAALREFGYRERIVLIDDDAHAPYDRTTLSKFVPSGDMKVDDVPPLLPDGFFERHKIERLHAHATRLDAKRREIEFDGRPMLRYDAALVATGGTPKMPPLRGSEDPALNERLLLLRNRADAARLAGLAAQAKHAVVLGASFVGLEVAASLRKRNLRVTVVSPDSVPFEKQFGAELGRIFMKLHEQNGTELRMRTQIEGVETGTPLRVRLSGGDVLDCDFLVVGTGVAPATHFVTGVAHNDDGGLNVDASMRVADNLYAAGDVAAFPYGDNRRVRIEHWRVAQQHARAAARAMAGGGDPEPLVPFFWTYHFERNFNYLGHPQAWDEVVMTGKPDQYEFVALLCKHGYVAGALGCGRDTELAKLAEAMREPLSCEDAQRMIGTNGR, encoded by the coding sequence ATGTCCACTCAACCGATGCAAAAGGTCGCCGCGCTTGCCGATCTCGAAGAGGCCCGTCCGCGCCGCGTCAAGGTCGGCGACACGCCGATCGTGCTGATTCGCGCGGGCGAAACCGTTCATGCCTACGGCGCCGATTGCCCGCATGCCGGTGCGCCGCTCGAAGAAGGCGCGCTCTGCCATGGGCGACTGATCTGCCCGTGGCACAAGGCGACGTTCGACGTCGCAAGCGGTGCGATCGTCGAGCCGCCGGCGCTGCTGCCGCTCACGCGCTATCCGGTGGAGATCGACGGCGGCAACGTGCTGGTGTCGGCGCATGCCGAGACCAGAACCGGAATCGAGGGCGAGCCGGTAGCCGTGTCGACGAGAGGCGCTGGCGCGACGAAATCCGCGACCCAGCGCGTCTTCGTCATCATCGGCGCTGGAGCGGCTGGCGCGGCCGCGTGTGCGGCGCTGCGCGAATTCGGCTATCGCGAGCGCATCGTGCTGATCGACGACGACGCGCATGCGCCGTACGACCGCACGACATTGAGCAAATTCGTACCGTCCGGCGATATGAAAGTCGACGACGTGCCGCCGCTGCTGCCCGATGGCTTTTTCGAGCGGCACAAGATCGAGCGGCTTCACGCGCATGCGACGCGGCTCGACGCAAAGCGCCGCGAAATAGAGTTCGACGGCAGGCCGATGCTGCGTTACGACGCAGCGCTCGTCGCCACGGGCGGCACGCCGAAAATGCCGCCGTTACGCGGCAGCGAAGATCCGGCGCTCAATGAGCGGCTGTTACTGCTGCGCAACCGCGCCGACGCGGCGCGCCTCGCCGGACTCGCGGCGCAGGCAAAACATGCGGTCGTGCTCGGCGCAAGCTTTGTCGGGCTCGAAGTTGCCGCATCGCTGCGCAAGCGCAATCTGCGCGTGACGGTCGTCTCGCCGGACAGCGTGCCGTTCGAGAAGCAGTTCGGCGCCGAGCTCGGCCGCATCTTTATGAAGCTTCACGAACAGAACGGCACCGAATTGCGCATGCGCACGCAAATTGAAGGCGTCGAGACCGGTACCCCGCTGCGCGTGAGGCTCTCGGGCGGGGATGTGCTCGATTGCGACTTCCTCGTGGTCGGCACGGGCGTCGCGCCGGCGACGCATTTCGTGACCGGCGTTGCGCACAACGACGATGGCGGACTGAACGTCGACGCGTCGATGCGCGTCGCGGACAACCTGTACGCGGCTGGCGACGTCGCCGCGTTTCCATACGGCGACAACCGCCGCGTGCGTATCGAGCACTGGCGCGTCGCGCAGCAGCATGCGCGCGCGGCGGCTCGCGCGATGGCCGGCGGCGGCGATCCGGAACCGCTCGTGCCGTTCTTCTGGACTTACCACTTCGAACGGAACTTCAACTATCTCGGTCACCCGCAAGCATGGGACGAAGTCGTGATGACGGGCAAGCCCGACCAGTACGAGTTCGTCGCGCTGCTGTGCAAGCACGGCTATGTGGCCGGCGCGCTGGGCTGCGGCCGCGATACGGAGCTAGCGAAGCTTGCCGAAGCGATGCGCGAGCCGCTCAGTTGCGAGGACGCGCAGCGAATGATCGGCACGAATGGCCGTTGA
- a CDS encoding M23 family metallopeptidase: MIISPPFLPPAGVVCADEYETDPMMAAVEQCELGHHGIYPIAFDRRWHCGMHLAPNDQTEPVRAIADGEVIAFRVAGTAISDGQPDEKTGKPALNSNTGFVLLKHVTDTGDGRTITFYSLYMHLRDMAEQERLERQPNDPPQQGSATALPAWLLDNAGGKDGKVQSGGRRKVYRKDRLGYWGACHGQPHLHFEIFMTEADFGAWFEQDGHKVQLGVANPVQPASRDYWGHSYFVISGGQALVSAPPGRRDSPYFPTLAAWTVPANSKLYVEAYFHKGQRYTRSWFDEAGDGNKLTLLTEQPVKDRYADYEYKLYQRAVDLYPACPSDGYELMRFGRILSEQPTLPAADRATWVAVPFDANGTQGYVDVNQSAILKLSDADFPFFTGWKKIDDGNTPFDQDGLCGYAELRRIVGDVEAQIATSAEEGPHALRRDQGKVGEGHGTQAVGLPLGKLQYGHGGFSDASNVADPEFRHEDRLTAYVQGDAAIRNRLKGFVCHAPSEWDATTDEERFKRLNEPDGFFGKRKESDPNGYENFIAFRKRFQFIEQTPLRGGQRFWFFHPLAFIRHFRKCGWLSGNELTQLVPTKAMRKDSRGAWVSERVVISEQADSIIANGRGHLNGSLCMHSISSSPLRMAAFFANATQETQWFGKLHERNAVAWYAPWDGRGFLQLTGPGNYIKYWRFLGRNIPESLKAALNTAAIKAHQTQKNDSLSDKSFKELTTEMIKWRNEVQADGTDPSRSAAAYWSWTQAAMFADCFPVLKREIRTVNNMPNVYYSCESFGQVAATVNFGSPVSDLSNINKVNGIVARCQAYVNALMVLVDYIPFPDMDGHLTAMPEGYQRRNVS; the protein is encoded by the coding sequence ATGATTATCAGCCCTCCCTTCCTGCCGCCGGCGGGTGTTGTTTGCGCCGACGAGTATGAAACCGATCCGATGATGGCGGCCGTCGAGCAGTGTGAACTTGGCCACCACGGCATTTATCCGATTGCGTTCGACCGGCGCTGGCATTGTGGTATGCATCTCGCGCCGAACGATCAGACCGAGCCTGTCAGAGCGATCGCCGATGGCGAGGTGATCGCGTTTCGCGTGGCGGGAACGGCGATTTCCGATGGACAACCCGATGAGAAAACGGGAAAGCCGGCGCTGAATTCCAACACGGGTTTCGTATTGCTCAAGCATGTGACCGATACGGGCGACGGGCGGACCATCACGTTCTATTCGCTGTACATGCATCTGCGGGACATGGCGGAGCAGGAGCGTCTCGAGCGCCAGCCGAACGATCCGCCACAACAAGGCTCTGCTACCGCATTGCCCGCGTGGCTGTTGGACAACGCTGGCGGCAAGGACGGCAAGGTCCAGTCAGGCGGCAGGAGGAAGGTCTATCGGAAGGACAGGCTCGGATATTGGGGCGCCTGCCATGGACAGCCGCATCTGCACTTCGAGATTTTCATGACCGAAGCGGACTTTGGCGCGTGGTTCGAACAGGACGGGCACAAGGTGCAGCTTGGCGTGGCGAACCCGGTACAGCCGGCATCGCGCGACTACTGGGGGCACAGCTATTTCGTGATTTCTGGCGGTCAGGCGTTGGTCAGCGCACCGCCGGGCAGACGCGATAGCCCTTATTTTCCGACGCTTGCCGCGTGGACGGTGCCGGCGAACAGCAAGCTGTACGTCGAGGCGTACTTCCACAAGGGGCAGCGTTATACGCGATCGTGGTTCGATGAAGCGGGCGACGGCAACAAGCTTACGCTGCTCACGGAGCAGCCGGTGAAAGACCGGTACGCGGACTATGAGTACAAGCTTTATCAGCGCGCGGTGGACCTCTATCCAGCCTGTCCGAGCGATGGTTATGAGCTGATGCGCTTCGGCCGCATCCTCTCGGAGCAGCCGACGCTGCCTGCTGCCGATCGTGCGACGTGGGTGGCAGTGCCGTTCGATGCGAATGGCACGCAGGGGTATGTCGACGTCAATCAGAGCGCCATTCTGAAGCTGTCGGATGCGGATTTCCCGTTCTTCACCGGGTGGAAGAAGATCGACGATGGGAATACGCCGTTCGATCAAGATGGGCTGTGCGGCTATGCCGAACTGCGCAGGATCGTCGGTGATGTCGAGGCACAGATTGCGACGTCGGCTGAGGAAGGGCCGCATGCGTTGCGCCGAGACCAGGGGAAAGTGGGTGAAGGGCACGGCACCCAAGCAGTGGGGTTGCCGTTAGGGAAGCTGCAGTATGGGCACGGTGGATTCAGCGACGCGTCGAACGTGGCCGATCCGGAATTCAGACACGAAGACCGGTTGACGGCCTACGTGCAGGGCGATGCGGCGATTCGCAACAGGCTCAAGGGCTTCGTTTGCCACGCTCCGAGCGAATGGGATGCGACGACAGATGAAGAGCGCTTCAAAAGGCTCAACGAGCCGGATGGATTCTTTGGCAAGCGTAAGGAAAGCGATCCGAATGGGTACGAAAACTTCATTGCGTTCCGGAAGCGGTTTCAGTTTATTGAACAGACTCCGTTGAGGGGAGGGCAGAGGTTTTGGTTCTTTCATCCGTTGGCGTTTATTCGGCATTTCAGGAAGTGTGGGTGGCTGAGTGGGAACGAGTTGACGCAGTTGGTCCCCACAAAGGCGATGCGAAAGGATAGTCGCGGAGCATGGGTATCGGAAAGGGTCGTGATAAGTGAGCAAGCTGACTCGATCATCGCAAACGGGCGTGGCCATCTGAATGGGTCACTGTGCATGCACAGCATTTCTTCCAGCCCATTGCGGATGGCCGCATTCTTCGCAAATGCCACCCAGGAAACGCAATGGTTTGGAAAGTTGCATGAACGCAACGCTGTCGCGTGGTATGCCCCATGGGACGGACGTGGCTTTTTGCAACTCACGGGTCCAGGCAACTACATCAAATATTGGCGTTTCCTTGGGCGAAACATCCCCGAGTCACTTAAGGCAGCGTTAAATACCGCTGCCATAAAGGCACACCAGACGCAAAAAAACGACTCCTTGTCGGACAAATCATTTAAGGAATTAACAACAGAGATGATCAAGTGGCGCAACGAGGTGCAAGCCGATGGGACTGACCCCTCCCGCAGTGCTGCAGCGTATTGGAGTTGGACACAAGCCGCCATGTTTGCGGACTGCTTCCCCGTGCTGAAGCGTGAGATCCGAACAGTAAACAACATGCCGAATGTCTATTACAGCTGTGAGTCGTTCGGGCAAGTGGCGGCTACGGTCAATTTCGGTAGCCCCGTTAGCGATCTATCAAATATCAACAAGGTCAACGGCATTGTGGCGAGATGCCAGGCATACGTAAATGCGCTGATGGTCCTGGTGGATTACATACCTTTTCCGGATATGGATGGGCATCTAACAGCCATGCCAGAAGGCTATCAGCGGAGGAATGTGTCATGA